In one window of Henckelia pumila isolate YLH828 chromosome 1, ASM3356847v2, whole genome shotgun sequence DNA:
- the LOC140860778 gene encoding uncharacterized protein, whose protein sequence is MKIRIVNTVESISGGEPQMVEKPRAEWTNEDKKKSNLDNVSKDILYKTLDKNMFSMIKTCSTAKEIWEKLTQLCERNDQTKENKLTLAIQMFDNAKIKSGETMDEFDERFSKIICYASTPREWDVKTIAMRESKDLNKLELHDLFTDLKAYEFELGIRTDEEPSFSNPTKALTSTVSPQLTEEASAKKTAEQMSGKAMSLFIKRFGKFMRNNKTKFKPYYKQDHTEDGPACFNCGKQGHFIADCTKPKNEEKKQHYEKKKGKEGIRTFRKKKEQRVLVADEGKSKWAETESDSSDTDSSSEESDEEQVQCLMANSQHEEDNTEIFDFNSSDFAQEELIQALNDMVTEYKNLSTSFEEEKTEKPCLIDKSRESGCLHQKELDGLRTKLNLLAAENDDMKRVFQDTLYENQKLLKTINSWNNASTSLDKIHENQKQVGDKIGLGYGSNECIVTKENTQSYCSGNDPNVIRFVRNSTIYEHAEPKIYDEQSSRYESKGKHKGLGYVEPKIQRKGETWSKTRLNEQIMGKQSKFKQSRFEPSQPKYMNHRMTQNQYFNCMPVQKRYRLVNKDQKFKQYTGKQVRDTFKTKGFISSSKCLDLLHMDLFGPIPGIKHELSAARAPQQNGVAERRNRILKEEARTMIADSNVSQRLWAEAINTAYKPLADIKDLANRLESNVLDDESDSDEPPVTRNEPVKEIVQPNEGRMDQDHDE, encoded by the exons ATGAAGATTCGCATAGTCAACACTGTTGAATCCATTTCAGGAGGTGAACCGCAGATGGTTGAAAAGCCCAGAGCAGAATGGACTAATGAAGAcaagaagaaatcaaatcttgataatgtGTCCAAGGACATACTGTACAAAACGCTGGATAAAAacatgttcagcatgatcaagACATGCTCAACTGCCAAAGAGATTTGGGAAAAACTTACTCAACTATGCGAACGAAACGATCAAACCAAGGAAAACAAACTCACTTTAGCCATTCAAATGTTTGACAATGCCAAAATAAAATCAGGAGAAACCATGGAtgagtttgatgaaagatttAGCAAAATTATTT GTTATGCGAGCACACCTAGAGAATGGGATGTCAAGACCATAGCCATGAGAGAATCAAAGGATCTAAACAAACTAGAGCTTCATGATTTATTTACAGATCTTAAAGCGTACGAGTTTGAACTCGGAATCAGAACAGATGAAGAACCATCATTCTCAAACCCCACCAAGGCATTAACGTCAACCGTGTCACCTCAGCTGACCGAGGAAGCATCAGCAAAGAAGACAGCTGAGCAGATGAGTGGCAAAGCAATGTCCCTCTTTATCAAAAGGTTTGGAAAATTTATGcgtaataataaaacaaagttTAAACCTTATTATAAACAAGACCATACAGAGGATGGTCCTGcgtgttttaactgtggcaagcaaggccacttcattgcagattgtaCTAAGCCTAAGAACGAAGAAAAAAAGCAGCATTATGAGAAAAAGAAAGGCAAAGAAGGAATAAGAACGttccgaaagaagaaggaacAAAGAGTGCTAGTTGCAGATGAAGGTAAAAGCAAATGGGCAGAAACAGAGTCTGACTCATCCGATACAGATAGCTCATCTGAAGAAAGCGATGAAGAGCAAGTTCAGTGTCTTATGGCTAACTCTCAACATGAAGAAGACAACACTGAGATATTTGACTTTAACTCTTCTGATTTTGCACAAGAAGAACTCATTCAAGCACTTAATGATATGGTCACTGAGTATAAGAATCTTTCTACATCATTCGAGGAAGAAAAGACAGAAAAACCATGTCTCATTGATAAGTCAAGGGAATCTGGCTGTTTACATCAAAAAGAACTTGATGGTCTAAGGACAAAGCTAAACCTATTGGCTGCTgagaatgatgatatgaaacgaGTATTCCAAGACACTTTGtatgaaaatcaaaagttgcttAAAACAATCAATTCTTGGAATAATGCTTCTACCTCATTGGATAAAATACATGAGAACCAGAAACAAGTAGGTGATAAAATCGGTCTTGGATATGGATCAAATGAATGTATTGTTACAAAGGAAAATACTCAATCGTATTGTAGTGGGAACGATCCTAATGTAATAAGATTTGTTCGAAAtagtacgatatatgaacatgctGAACCAAAGATCTATGATGAACAGTCAAGTCGCTATGAGAGCAAAGGTAAGCATAAAGGACTGGGATATGTGGAGCCTAAGATTCAAAGGAAAGGAGAGACATGGAGTAAAACTAGATTGAATGAACAAATAATGGGAAAGCAATCTAAGTTCAAGCAGTCGaggtttgaaccaagtcaaCCCAAGTACATGAATCATCGGATGACACAAAACCAGTACTTCAATTGCATGCCTGTTCAAAAACGATACAGACTGGTTAACAAAGATCAAAAGTTCAAACAATACACT GGCAAACAAGTGAGAGATACTTTTAAAACCAAAGGGTTTATATCTTCTTCTAAATGCTTAGACCTGTTACACATGgatctatttggtcctataccg ggaatcaagcatgagttgtctgCTGCTCGggccccacagcaaaatggtgttgctgagAGAAGAAATAGAATTCTTAAGGAGGAagctagaactatgattgctgattccaaCGTATCTCAAAGACTCTGGGCAGAGGCAATTAACACAGCAT ATAAGCCCCTCGCCGATATCAAAGATCTAGCAAATAGGCTGGAATCAAATGTTCTAGATGATGAAAGTGACAGTGATGAACCTCCTGTCACAAGAAATGAACCAGTAAAAGAGATTGTTCAACCCAATGAAGGAAGAATGGATCAAGATCATGATGAATAG